A genomic region of Thermodesulfovibrio aggregans contains the following coding sequences:
- a CDS encoding metallophosphoesterase family protein, translating into MALKILHTSDWHLGKNFRETNFDLLPIQKKIMAEIIDITKSERPQLILVAGDIFDTYNPSFDAERLFYETITSLSQEGSLIVAVAGNHDSPDKLRISKPLIYGKHSIVISGTPNDIFEEYIFENEHYKVTIENSFLKLKLKDENLTVAIKAVAYLSEVRMGLSGDDFVKSLEDYLSKEPQFSCDYFVFVSHLYLHGAQKSGSERIFQVGGIEHVPYEALPKSADYIALGHLHKFQKINNAVYSGSIYPFDAGEIEHKKGVCLWQEGSIRFIEFEKIPRIIKLKFNSISDAIKNIPNDENFYYLLMESNEPYTPGQIENLIKAYKDKLVGWQFQSEIIEKTDTNIDISSLSDEQLFVTFYRSKFNEEPDEELLKLFIECLEEARNATD; encoded by the coding sequence ATGGCACTTAAGATTTTGCATACTTCTGACTGGCATCTTGGGAAAAACTTCAGGGAGACAAACTTTGACCTGCTCCCAATACAGAAGAAAATAATGGCAGAAATCATAGACATCACCAAATCAGAGAGACCACAACTGATACTTGTAGCTGGTGATATTTTTGATACCTATAATCCCTCTTTTGACGCTGAAAGACTTTTTTATGAAACAATCACTTCTCTTTCACAGGAAGGTTCTCTAATTGTTGCTGTTGCTGGCAATCATGATTCACCTGACAAACTCAGGATTTCAAAGCCTCTTATCTACGGTAAACATTCTATAGTAATCTCTGGAACTCCTAATGACATATTTGAGGAATATATTTTTGAAAACGAACACTATAAAGTTACTATTGAGAATAGCTTCTTAAAATTAAAGCTTAAAGATGAAAATTTGACCGTCGCTATAAAAGCAGTTGCCTATTTATCAGAGGTAAGAATGGGTTTAAGCGGAGATGATTTTGTAAAAAGTTTAGAGGATTATCTATCAAAGGAACCACAATTTAGCTGTGATTACTTTGTCTTTGTCTCCCATTTATATCTTCATGGTGCTCAAAAATCTGGCTCTGAAAGAATTTTTCAGGTAGGTGGAATTGAACATGTACCCTACGAGGCACTTCCAAAGAGTGCTGACTACATCGCTCTTGGACATCTACACAAATTTCAGAAAATCAATAATGCCGTATATTCAGGCTCCATATATCCCTTTGATGCTGGAGAAATTGAGCATAAAAAGGGAGTCTGCCTCTGGCAGGAAGGTTCTATTAGATTTATTGAATTTGAAAAAATTCCGAGAATAATCAAGTTAAAGTTTAACTCAATAAGTGATGCCATCAAAAACATCCCCAATGATGAAAATTTTTACTATCTTCTAATGGAGTCAAATGAGCCCTATACGCCGGGGCAGATAGAAAATCTCATTAAAGCATACAAAGACAAACTCGTTGGCTGGCAGTTTCAGTCTGAGATAATTGAGAAAACCGATACAAATATTGATATATCCTCTCTCAGTGATGAGCAGCTTTTTGTAACATTTTATAGATCAAAATTTAATGAAGAACCTGACGAAGAGTTGCTCAAACTCTTTATTGAATGCCTTGAGGAGGCAAGAAATGCTACCGATTAA